GCGACCAAGAAATTTTGCAAGCTTACCACCTGTTAGCCCGGGAGGAGGGCATCTTTTGTGAACCGGCCAGCGCCGCCGCCGTCGCCGGTTTATTTCATCTACAGGACCAAATTCCCGAGGACGCTACCATTGTCTGTGTATTAACGGGCAACGGCCTCAAGGACCCGGACAACGCCCTGCAGGGTCACCCGTTCACCCAGGGGATTCCCCCACAGCGGGAGGCGCTGGCGCGGGCGATGGGATTTTAGTCAAACAACCGCAGATAGGGATAGCGCACCGGCGTCCCCGGCTCCTTATCCAGGACAAAATTAATCACTTCCCAACAGGGGTCTTCGCTGGGGTGGGGGCTAAAGGCCACCGGCAACCCGTACAGGCGATAGCGGCAGCCATCTTCACCGGGGCGGCTGGTTTTTTCCAGATAGCCCGTCATCAAGTCCTGATAGCGCTGGGCAATCGTGACCTTGGTTGCTCGGTAACCCTGGCTGTAGAGCTGGTCCAGAGCCTCGTGAATCTCAAAGCGAATCCCATCCGGGTGCGTGTGTTGGCGGTACCACTGTTGTTGCCAACGGCGCCAGCGGCGTCCCGACTGCAAATGCACCAACTCCCCCGTCTCCGGGTTGGCTTCAAAGGCCCCGTGGCGGGGACACAGATAGGTATCCGTCAATGTCAAGGCCGGAATCATCTGCCGGCAATGGGGACAGGGAATCTCCGGG
This DNA window, taken from Gloeomargarita sp. SRBZ-1_bins_9, encodes the following:
- a CDS encoding TIGR02652 family protein, with amino-acid sequence MSPSWQYPIFGPEIPCPHCRQMIPALTLTDTYLCPRHGAFEANPETGELVHLQSGRRWRRWQQQWYRQHTHPDGIRFEIHEALDQLYSQGYRATKVTIAQRYQDLMTGYLEKTSRPGEDGCRYRLYGLPVAFSPHPSEDPCWEVINFVLDKEPGTPVRYPYLRLFD